A single genomic interval of Helianthus annuus cultivar XRQ/B chromosome 6, HanXRQr2.0-SUNRISE, whole genome shotgun sequence harbors:
- the LOC110944509 gene encoding uncharacterized protein LOC110944509 translates to METPGKVHIKLDSAITAHTKEPQVEKSVEKRPVGVRSSPLIDHSRVPYPACLNHQKYAKEYGQFLEMFKQLKVNLPFIEALQSMPKYAKFLKDLLKRKDRIGELLNIPLTGGCSAVVLNKLLEKRTDPSTFIIPCLFEGAVTPAHALADLGANINLMPFSLYEKLGLGKLTPTRMTLSLADRLVKYPRGYRKFAH, encoded by the coding sequence ATGGAGACTCCCGGTAAAGTGCACATTAAGCTAGACTCAGCAATTACCGCACACACCAAGGAGCCTCAAGTAGAGAAGAGCGTAGAAAAGAGACCGGTAGGGGTTAGGTCGTCACCACTCATTGATCATTCACGCGTCCCATACCCCGCTTGTCTTAATCATCagaaatatgctaaggaatacgGTCAATTTCTGGAGATGTTCAAACAATTAAAAGTCAATCTCCCATTCATTGAGGCCCTTCAGTCCATGCCAAAGTATGCCAAATTCCTAAAGGACCTTCTTAAGCGTAAGGATAGGATAGGCGAGCTTTTGAATATTCCATTGACCGGAGGTTGTTCCGCGGTGGTTTTGAACAAACTACTGGAGAAACGAACCGACCCGAGCACCTTCATCATTCCATGCCTATTCGAGGGTGCTGTTACTCCCGCTCATGCTTTAGCCGATCTAGGCGCCAACATCAACTTGATGCCATTCTCTCTTTACGAGAAATTAGGGTTAGGGAAGCTCACTCCCACTCGTATGACATTGTCTTTAGCCGACCGCTTGGTCAAGTATCCACGTGGATATAGAAAATTTGCTCATTAA